Genomic segment of Halictus rubicundus isolate RS-2024b chromosome 16, iyHalRubi1_principal, whole genome shotgun sequence:
ACCACTATAAAAGCAAATCAAACCGCCCCGGAGAGAATGAAACCGAGCCGCTCGATGATCGATGAAGATTGTTCCACAAGGCGGGAAAAGCTTCGGAAGCCTTTGTCGAAAGGAAGCACGCTCGAGGACTCGAAGGAGGACGTGAAGAGCGACGCGGATTGCCCGGCAGCTAAGACCATTGTTCAGATCGAGCCGGTCAAGGATCAAGGGTCGCTGGAGGAGAATCCAGCCAGCTCGGGCCGGGTTACGGCTCCCGGGAGGAGCCCCGTTAACCAAATCCCAGAGAACGCGGCTTCGTCGCATGCTGCGACCAGAAGGTCGCAACACGTTTGTCCCAAGTGCACTTCCGAGGGTTTGCTCGACCCTTTCCGTTCGCCGGCGTCGAGCGACAAAAGTAATCCGATCGGAGGGGGCCGGTGCCGGGTCGCCGGTTCCGGTAAAGCGGAAACGCTGCGTAAATATTCCGCGGTGGAGGCTAAAATGAGAACCAGCTGGCAGAGAATAGGCGCGACCGGTCTAATTGGAGCCACCAGGAATAGGAACAAGCAGCGCGGCCAGAGGAGGAACGGCGAGCCGCTCTGTCGATCGACAAACGATGTCCGGAAAGAGGCAACCCTGAGGAGGCACTACTACCCCGAGGGTGGCTGGGGATACGTGATCGTGACTTGCTCGACCCTGGTTCATCTGCTCGGGATCGGCCTGCAACTCGCGGCGCCCGGTAGCTGGCACATAACCGCCGAACTCAAATTCCATCAGCCTCCTCTTCACAGCGCAGGTAAGCCGCTCCCCTAACAACTCTCCCTCCAACCCCTTCGTCCCACCTTCGTGCGGCGCGCCCCGCCTAATTGGCCGTTGCTTAATTGACCCGGCTATCGTTTATCTTAATCGGAAGCGGCCGTCGAATCGGGTTTATTCGACGACCctgactctctttctctctttctctctctctctctccgcgaatTTCGAAGCCGGCCCAATCGGCTGATTGCGCGCTAAGTGAAAATCTTGTTCGCGAATACGATCGAGCATCGTTCATAAATCAAACCGTTTTTCGCGGTTTATTTCGCTCCTGACGAGCCTCTCGCGCGCTCGTTATCGCCCGGACTCTGTAAACATTCGGCGAGAGTCGTGACGACCGGTCTTAATGATACCGACGCGAACGATGCGCGGCTCCGGTTGATGGTTTTGTAATTACAATTGGGAAGCCGCGATGACGTTTATACGCCGGTTCTGATTCTCCCTCGGTTTCTACTCCGGAATGCTGAAAAATTGATCGCCGGGAATTGATATTTCGGTGGTTTCGTGTTAGCTGTTCGCGACCGACGGTTCCATAAATATTGAAGCAATTATGCGCCTGGGAGGCGAGCTTACGACCAGAAATGAAATATATCGGTTTGTCGGacaattatttcgaaaattttgtgtCGGGTCGTCCCGTATGTAATGCGAcctttttttcgtatttttggaAGGTAAAATGCAGTTGTAATCGTGGAATcgttttactattttctatttactatatttttctttattttctatcaTTTATAAGATTTAGAAAACTGGTGACTAGACACTGCAGATTattatgaaatttaaaatagaaatttgtctgtattaattgtaaGACAAGTGGTGCATAGACATTTACTtactttcttaataattttattcagatcaaaacagtattattaaatttttacgtTTTTACGTTTCGCTTTTCAAAATGTGCAAGGAAATTCGCTTTATTTAGGCGATCACCTAATATTTCTTCTCGCTGTTACTTCCAACGCGTAAATTGTGTTGTCGATAAGGCTTTTACGAGCGGCACAACACTAAATATCGATGTGGCAGGAATACAATAGCTGGCACTGGGTACTATTTGATGAGAATTTGATTTATTTGTGCTACGAATTGTGAATCATTTTACAtattgatatttaaatttaaaaaacgccAAAATACACTGTGACATGAAATATAAATCACTTTTGTATGTATACGCATACTCGGCTAAAAAACTCTTTCATACATTCATAAACGACACCAAACAATGTTGTATAACGAATTGCGAATCATTTTACATAATGACGTATAAATATTCAGCTTCGAAAACACGCTTGTTTCTGGTTTCTTTTAATTGCTATTTAATGACTCAACTACTGGCGCTTTCTGCACCAGAATGCAGTCAAGTATGTGGCTGCAGATGGTCAATATTTCCAGCAGCAATTATCTTATCTCTCCGCTCTTCCAGATCTGAGAATATTGAGCACCGTTCCGGGGACTCAAGGTAATCCCCCAATCTTTAAAGACGAAATATTTATATATGGGGTGGCCAATTTGAATCCAATAATAAACCTGTATGAAATCGTAGTTCCTTAACTCATCCAGTTTCAGAGTTACGTAATTTTTGTCTTTTTACTGTTGTTTATATTCTAAACGTTTTACTGTTGTCTAAGTTACATACACCAaagcataaataatttttaaaatcgtcAAGATACCGCAATGACACCTTAAATTCAGTTCAATTAATTTAATACTTTTTAGAATCCAAGCACGTTTGATTgataatgttaaaaatggtaCTGCTATTAAAAATGGTGGTTCTTTCTGTACATGAAGGGTTACAATCATGTAttctttaatataataatataaaataaacaaaatcaTAATTGAACGAATTCATCCATACCATTCGATGCATTCATTTGttagagaatattaaaaataataaaatgctgTTTGAAACTAAGATCGAAAACTCTGCTTACTTTGAACGACAAAAATCTAGATCAGAGGTCAAATCTGATCGAATCTAGAACATCAAAAGTAATATGTAAactaaaaaatctgaaactGATAATTTCACCGTCGGTGGCACAGCGGGTGCTCAAATCATTAGGACATTTATCAATTTGTACAGCTAACAATTTGATCGCGCGCGGCAAGTTTGTTGTAAAAAGAGCCACCCTGTGTGCAGACGTACGCCCACATCGGCAGTTTCTCGAAAGCATGCCAGGCAAATGAAGCGCGTGGCTTAACAGGGGAAAACACGAATATCGTAGATGGCGAAATTATGGTGGGCCCGCGAGGAAAGGTGCCCCACGGTGTTCCTCGAAGACGTAATCGTTACTCAATGGCCGTGCTGCCGTAAAAATGCCGGAGCAGCGGCGGGGCGGCTCGATCGCAGTGAACGACTCGCGTTTATTTAATTTGCGTACACGTAAGCGCGTGGCGACACCGGGCCGGCGACAACGCGCGTGCAAAGAAAAATCGGAACATTGTATCGGCAGTCTGGACGCGTCGCGGTACCCTCACGTACACGCGGGTTTCAGGCGTGCGGGGCATCGTGATGCACTCGCGAAGGACCTTTTTTCCCCGAGGGACGAGCATTAATTTGTGTCCTCCCAACAGTTAACACGCGGCTTTTGCTCCGGACGCTCGACGACCCACTCTCGGATAATGCGTCGGGACTTATACCCGCCACGGATTACTGCCCAATTTGATTTACGGTGTCCATTGAGTTACCAGTGGGCAGATCGATGACTTCTCCGGTGCTGCATCGGTGCAGTCCTGTAACGTTGCACTTGGTGTCTCGCCGCGCGGACGTTGTCTCTTTGTGAAGCTGTCTTGAGACGCTACGAGGAGAAAGCTTTCTGCGACTGCTGCTGGTTAGTTTATCGAAGTAAAAACCAGTTTgctaattttatacatttcaatgAAGTGCTTTGGTGATTTGAAGACACTCGTCGAGAATATTGCTGAATAAGTTCCttcaaagaaaaaagaaattaattaaacgcCCAATTAAAACCGTCGTGAATGTTAATAGTATCAAACCGTCGTTCGACCGTATGCTAATGCCTCGACGCGTATTGGTTCGACGACGCCCTCGCGAAGAAGCAAAGAATCACTGGCGGGCAGATGGTCGTTGATGTTCTATCTCCCGCGAGCATCTTATATAAGACCGCTTTGAAGCTTGGTAAAAATAGTTTTCTTAAAAATCATCGTCGCCCGCGGTGGTTCCTTTTCAGCGGTGCGATACCTCCGCGGCTATTCGCATGCGATCACCATCTAATCATAATTACGATCGTCAAAAATCCGCCGTTGAAATGGACGCCGGAGCTGGTTCGCCGAGTCCCCCGAACGGAGATGCGTATCGCAAGCGTCGCGACTCCTACAGCGCCGCGATGATTAACGAACCATCGGAAAATGGCGGTGCCGCGGAGACGACGATGAAATCGCAACAGCTGATCGTACAGAGGAAACAACCACGTCTGCCGGACAATTCGAGTTTGGAGTCGGTGAGCTGGTCGACGGGCAGCTCTACGCTGAAGAGGGACTTGGCGAGGACCTCATCGACGGACACGAGTAGATCCTGGAACGAAAGCATCGGTATCCCGGAGATGTTCGTCTCTCAGCCGGAGCTGTTGACCAGGCTGGCGAAGTGTCGTTGCTTTTTAATGGCGAAGCTGTCGATCTCGTCCGAGTGCCAGTGCCAGTGCCAGTGTCGTTGCAGCCAGTGCCAGTACCATCGTCGGAAGATTTCAACGTGCTCGAGCAGGGATCACGCCACGTTCCTCGGCGGCTTCAAGAGGAAGGACTCCGGCTACTCGGTGTCCACCTGCCAGAGCATCCTGCCGGCGTCTTCCGGCAGGAACTCGGTAGCGAGTTTGTTCCACGAGATCAAGGAGGACGCCCATGAGTCGATCGTCGGGGTGATCCAACGTCGGCACTCGGATCAAACGCAGTCCCCGCGCGGCTCTAAGATCGGCCGTGCAGATAACCGGAGATTCTCCGAACAAACGCTGGTCGTCGGAGAGGCGAGGGTCGGAGAGCGCGCTAGAAGAAGCAGCGCCGTCGCCTATGCAAGTGCGACGAAACCAATCATCGCAAGAACCAGTCCGCGCTTCTTCCCGGAGAAGGTCACCGGCTCGAGAGCCAGCCAGTCGTCCTGGACGCCTTTGCATAATGAAAGTCACGAGACCGACCCGGCGAAAGAAGCACCGATGGACAGACGATTCGCCGCGCAGCACAGAAAAGAGAGACGGGACGCGGACGGCCTGAACGAGAGACGAAGAAGCAGCGCCACCGTCACGCCGAAGATGATGAGGAGACGGTTTTCCGAACAGCTGATCCTCGAAGGAGGACTCGGCAGCGTGCACGACTACGAGGACCTGCTGCGGGAACCGGAGGAGGGCGAGGAATCGCTCACCGTGATCAACGCTCGGAAGAGGATCACGTTAAAGAGGCATTACTACCCCGAAGGCGGATGGGGACACGTGGTCGTTACGGTGGCGGTCCTCGTGCAGGTAATCTGCCACGGTCTACAGCTAGGTCACGGTGTACTGCTGACACATTCGACGGAAAAGTTTCACAAGGATGTTCAACACGCAGGTAGGTAATTTTACCGCCCCCTGGGCCCAGCGGGCCTAACCCGGCTACGGTCTTCAATCTGATTGGACCTGGAAGGTCCTCGCGACGAGAATGCCACGTATAAAGGCTCCATTTTGAAATTTATCATTTCGGGACTTAGCCCCAATGACCTTGACATATGTTATCAAGGTCAATGTTCGGGATAACTTTTCCCtatacagtcatttctcgatatatgtcgcaaatacttggctgataaGAGTCGcagtactatccccactactatgggATATAACCCCTGGGGGGCCTTGAAGATCGAGAGGCTTCGGATGCCGAGGAGTGAAAACATAATACGAatgaaagaataatagtatcttctggacgatatatgtcgctggcaagacccgtgttgttgacatacatcgagaaaacactgtacctGTACACCTGCCAGACTACTTTAGTTTTCGAGATGTGCACGAAAATATATTGGACACTGTGT
This window contains:
- the LOC143362248 gene encoding uncharacterized protein LOC143362248 → MTVREEDRKSMRHSSSWPDWTPQTVKVRVDPLSRAFTIIPTIRESFHPLLTVARPGWIDEIVLLDHGRSSTDTKHRFVDEAKIVERRAREKLEETFELRAFVSGVTNSTSGRSKTTLPRSLSCDESTTIKANQTAPERMKPSRSMIDEDCSTRREKLRKPLSKGSTLEDSKEDVKSDADCPAAKTIVQIEPVKDQGSLEENPASSGRVTAPGRSPVNQIPENAASSHAATRRSQHVCPKCTSEGLLDPFRSPASSDKSNPIGGGRCRVAGSGKAETLRKYSAVEAKMRTSWQRIGATGLIGATRNRNKQRGQRRNGEPLCRSTNDVRKEATLRRHYYPEGGWGYVIVTCSTLVHLLGIGLQLAAPGSWHITAELKFHQPPLHSAGKMQL